From the Sphingomonas brevis genome, the window CTGGAGCTGGCCCGCATGTACGATGCCCTCGCCGACCACCCCGAGCTCCGGCCGGTCCGCAAGAGCGCGACGGCCTAGACAGGTTACGGACGAACGATTGAGCGAGGCGGGCTGGTTCACGCGGAACCTGTGCATTCCGCCGATCATTGTCGCGGGCGGAGCGGGCAAATGGAGAGTTTCATATGCGTTCCGCCCTGTTGTGGATCATCGGCGTCCCGATCCCACTCATCCTGTTGCTGGCTTATTGTACGGGGCATCTATGAGATGCCGAGCCGAAGTGAGGGATAGCGCAGCAATCGTGATCTTCGGCGTAGAGCCATCGAATGGCGGCCAGCGCGTCGCCGCAGGCGAACCCGACTGACGTCACGAATTTACTTCGTGACGCCGCGTCCGCCCCTCAGGCGACGGCTTCTAAGGGCGCCGCCTTGCTCGCCTCGACCTGGCGCAGCAGCCATTCGCGGAAGCGCTTGATCTTGGGCACATTGCGCCGCTCCGGGGCGATGCACAGCCAGTAGCGGAAGCCGGCCGTGGCGGTCAGGTCGAACGGCTGGCACAGCCGCCCGTCCCTGACATCGTTCTTCCAGAAGGCAGGGGTCAGCAGCACGAAGCCCTGCCCGCCCATCGCGGCATGGCCCTCGTCGGCCTGGCTGTCGAGGCGAAGGCCCGGCTTCTTCGGCCGGTCGGCGCTCTCGACACCCGCCGCCTCAAACCATTTATCCCACCAATAATCCTCGGGACTGATTAGCGGCAGGTTGGGCAGATCAGCGGGCGTCGGTGCGCGGCCCAACTGTTCGGTCATCCGCTGCCAGAAACTCGGTGCACACATCGGCGAGAAATCGACCTTCATCAGCTCGATCGCCACCAGCCCTTCCCACGGCTGGGCTCCGGCGCGGATCGCAACATCCGCCTCGCCGGCCTTGAGGTCGACCAGCTTATTGGATGTCGCCAGCCGGACCGCGAGGTCAGGGTGCTCGACCTGGAACGCGCCCAGCCGCCATGCCAGCCAGGTATTGGCGAAGGTGAAGGTAGTGGCGACCGTCAGCAGCCCCTCATCCTCCTCGCGCAGTTCGGCAAACGCGCCTTCGATCGTATCGAACGCCTTGGTCAGCTGGGGCAGCAGCCGGAGGCCGAGGCCGGTCAGCCGCGCCCGCCCCTTCTCGCGCACGAACAAGGCAGCGCCGAGCCGCTCTTCCAATAATTTGACCTGATAGGAAACTGCGGCCTGGGTCATGCCGAGCTCATTCGCTGCGGCAGTGAAATTTTCTAGGCGCGCCGCCGCCTCGAACACTCGGACCGCGGCCAGGGGAGGAAGTCGTCGCATAGGTTAAGACTATAAGTCCGGCTTATCGCCTTTGTCCACCCTTTCATTGGGCCTCGGGTGCCACTTCAACTAGATAGTCACCAAGCGCCGGTGGCACCTCTCCCCAACCCCTGGCCACCGGCGCCAAACAATGGAGGCAATGATGAACGATCAGATTTTCGATCGCGAATATCAGGCCGGACGTGCTGCCCTTAACGACAGCTTCGGACGGCTGATCGACGGAGTTAGCCAGTCCCTGCGCGTACTCCACAAGATCAATTTCGACGCGCCCTGGAAGCATCAGGCTTCGGCCAAGACGCGGCGCGCGAAGGCGGCCTGACATGCGACAGGACGTCAATCACAGCGAGGTCTTTGCCAGGCCGGAAACGGTCGGCGACGACCTCGCCCTGATCGTCGATGCAATCGTCGACGCGTTTCGTGGCATGGCCTCGGCCTCGCGGCTGGAAAGCCGCTGGTCGAAGCTGCGTCACTGCGGCGGAGATTGCTGACGATGATTGCCAGGCGATGGCACGGGCGGGTCCCTTGCGAGAAGACTGCGGAATATATGCAGTTGATGGCCGAGGTGGGCCTGCCCGACTATCGTTCGACCCTCGGCAACCGCGGCGCCTGGTGCCTGTTCCGCCGCGACAATGGGATCGCCCATTTCGAGATGTTCACGCTGTGGGACGATTTCACCGCGATCCGGCGGTTCGCCGGCGAGGACATCACCAAAGCTAAATATTATGATTTCGACCCGGATTTCCTGCTCGAACTCGAACCGACGGTAGCCCATTTCGAGGTGATCGAGGGCTAAGCTTCAGGCTCAATTGCGTTAGGACAGGTGGCTGCCTATAGCCGCCTCTCATTTCGCTTTGGCCCGGAGTCTTCAACGCCCATGGTTCGTCGCCGCCAGATCTACGAAGGCAAGGCCAAGATCCTTTACGAAGGCCCGGAGCCCGGCACGCTGATCCAATATTTCAAGGACGATGCGACCGCCTTCAACGCCCAGAAGCGCGGCACGATCAGCGGCAAGGGCGTGATCAACAACCGCATTTCCGAACATATTTTCACCGCGCTGCAGACGATCGGCGTCCCGACCCATTTCATCCGCCGCCTCAACATGCGCGAGCAGCTGATCCGCCAGGTCGAGATCATCCCGATCGAGGTTGTGGTGCGCAACGTCGCCGCCGGTTCGATCAGCAAGCGGCTGGGGATCGAGGAAGGGACCCAGCTCCCCCGAACGATCATCGAATATTATTACAAGGACGATGCACTCGGCGACCCGATGATCGCGGACGAGCATATCGCCTGCTTCGGCTGGGCCAGCCAAGACGAGATGAACGACATCGCCGACATGGCGATCCGCGTGAACGACTTCATGTGCGGCATGTTTGCCGGGATCGGCATCCGGCTGATCGACTTCAAGCTGGAGTTCGGCCGGGTATGGGACGGCGATTATGCCCGCGTCATCCTGGCCGACGAAATCTCGCCTGACGGCTGCCGGCTGTGGGACATGAAGTCCAACGAGAAGCTCGACAAGGACCGTTTCCGCCAGAGCCTTGGTGGCGAAGCCGAGGCCTACCAGGAGGTTGCCCGGCGGCTCGGCCTGTTACCTGAGGGCGAAGAGGCCACTGCTGTCCTCGACCTCGACGAGCACCGCAAAAAGCGGGGGCGCTAACTTCCGGTGGCCCTTCCGCGCGTTCGCGTCGTCACCCTGAACGCGGCGCTCGGTCCTCTCGACTACCGCGTTCCCGACGGCATGACCGTCGAACCGGGCTCGGTGGTCGTCGCTCCGCTAGGGCCGCGCCAGCTGATCGGCGTCGTTTGGGAGGCAGACCGGCTCAAGACCGAGGAAGTCGGCGACAATCGTCTTCGTCCGCTCGCCGGGCTGGTCGACGTCCCGCCGATTCCCGCGCCACTTCGCCGCCTCTGTGAATGGACCGCCGATTACTACCTCTCGCCGCTGGCCGCGGTGCTGAGGATGGTGATGCCTTCCTCTGCCGCCCTCGATGGGCCGCGAACGATGGTCGAGTATCGCGCGACCGGCGACGCCCCTGCCCGCCTGACACCGCAGCGCGAGCAGGCCCTGTCACGCATCGAGTGGCGCCAGGGCACAGTCCGCGAGCTGGCCGCCCATGCCGAGGTCAGCGAAGCGGTGATGCGGGGCCTGGTTCATGCCGGCGCACTGGAGCGAGTGGAGGTCGACGGCGACCAGCCTTTTCCTGTCCCCGATCCCGATTTTGCGCCGCCAAACCTCAATGCGGAACAACAGGTCGCGGCCGGCAGCTTGTGCGCGGCTGTCGGAAACGGCTTCGACCCTGTCCTGCTGGACGGAGTCACCGGATCGGGCAAGACTGAGGTCTATTTCGAAGCAATTGCCGAGGCAGTCAGGCAGGGCCGGCAAGTCCTTGTCCTGTTGCCCGAGATCGCGCTGACCGAACCGTTCCTGACCCGCTTCACCGCCCGTTTCGGATGCGAGCCGGTGGCCTGGCACAGCGACCTCCGCTCCTCCCAGCGCCGCCGTGCCTGGCGGTCGATTTCGAAGGGCGAGGCGCAGGTCGTGGTCGGCGCCCGTTCGTCACTGTTCCTGCCCTATGCCGACCTTGGCGTGATCGTTGTCGACGAAGCGCACGAGCCGAGCTTCAAGCAGGAAGAAGGGGTTCAATATCATGCGCGCGATGTGGCCGTGATGCGCGGCCATTTCGAGCAGATCCCGGTGATCCTCGCCTCGGCCACTCCGGCGATCGAAACGCGCCACATGGTCGAGATTGGCCGCTACCGCGAGTTGAAACTGACCGAGCGCCACGGCCTTGCGCAAATGCCATCCATCGCCGCGATCGACCTGACCCAGGACCCGCCGCTGCGTGGCCGCTGGCTGGCTCCAAGCCTGGTTGCCGACCTGCAGAAGAACCTCGATGCCGGCGAGCAGTCGTTGCTGTTCTTGAACCGCCGCGGCTTCGCACCGCTCACCCTTTGCCGCCACTGCGGCCACCGCTTCCAATGCCCTAACTGCACCGCGTGGATGGTCGAGCACCGGCTGATGCACCGGCTCGCCTGCCATCATTGCGGCCACGTCATGCCGCCGCCCAAGGCCTGCCCCGAGTGCGGCGAGGAAGACAGCCTTGTCGCCTGCGGCCCTGGGGTCGAGCGCATTGCCGACGAGGTCGCCGAACTATTTCCCGCTGCACGCACCGCCGTCGTCACCTCCGACACCATCTGGTCGCCGGCCCGCGCCGCCGAATTCGTCCGGGCGATGGAGGCGGGTGAAATCGACATCGTCATCGGGACGCAGCTGGTGACCAAGGGCTATCATTTCCCCAACCTCACGTTGGTCGGGGTGGTCGACGCCGACCTGGGCCTGCAGGGTGGCGATCTCCGCGCCGCCGAACGCAGCTTCCAACAGATCCAGCAGGTGGCGGGCCGCGCCGGTCGGGGAGACAAGCCTGGCCGGGTGCTGGTCCAGACCCATGATCCGGACGCGCCGGTCATTGCCGCCTTGGTCAGCGGCGACGCGCCGGGCTTCTATGCCGCCGAAACGGAGGCGCGCCGCGATGCTGCAATGCCGCCGTTCGGCCGGTTGGCGGCGATAATCATCTCCGCCGAGGACAAGAATGAAGCTGAGGCAGTCGCCCGCCGCATCAGCAATGCCGCCCCCAAGGTCGACGACATGGCGGTGTTCGGCCCTGCTCCGGCCCCGCTCGCAATGTTGCGCGGCCGCCACCGCCAGCGTCTGCTCGTCCATGCGGCGCGCAAGCTCGATGTCCAGGACGTAATCCGCGACTGGCTTGGCGAATTGGAATGGTCGAACAAGGTCCGCGTCGCGGTCGACGTCGATCCTTATAGCTTTTTGTAAACGCCGATCATTTTCCTCTTTTTCAACAACTTCAGAGCAGCTAGCGTGCCAGCAGATTGGTCTTTGGGGGAAGGGTAGTTCCGTGCGTTTGACGTTTGTATCAGCCTTGGCACTGTTTGCTTTTGCTTCGCCCGCGCACGCCGAATGGTGGGAAGCCAGGACCGACCATTTCATCGTCTATTCGGAGAGTTCGTCGGCAGACGCCAAGAAGTTTGCCGAGAAAATGGAGCAGTTGGACATGTCCCTCCGCTCGCTCCAGAATGTGAAGTTCAGCCCGGTGACGTCGGAATCGCAGAGGCTGACGGTTTTCCGGTTCGGCGATGTTGACGACATCAGTCGCTTGGTCCCGGGAGCCGCCGGATTCTACATTCCCAACCTCAGCGGATCCAACGCCTTCACACCTGCGAAGTCCGACTCCCGAAGCACGGGAGCATTGTTGGGCTCAACCGGGGATAGCGAGAAGAAGAAGCTGGACCCGGAAAAGGTGCTGTTCCACGAATACACCCATCATTTCATGTTCCAGCATTTCGAAGCTGCCTATCCGAGGTGGTATTCCGAAGGTTTTGCGGAGACGGTCGCGACGATCGTAATGAAGCCAGACGGCAGCTTTCACATTGGCGATCCGCCCAACTATCGGTCCGACCTGCTGTTCCAGAGCATGCTCAATGTGTCGGTCGAACGGATGCTCACATCGCAAAACAAGCCGACCGGCGAAGATTTTTACAGCTGGTATTCGGTAGGCTGGCTGCTCAACCATTATCTGACGTTCGGGCCGAACCGCCAGGGGCAGCTCAAACAGTATTTGCGAGCGATCAAGAGTGGTGTGAAACCCGCTGACGCCGCACGTCAGACCTTCGGAGATCTCGGCAAGCTCGACAAGGAAATCAACAAATATAAGGGCAGCGGCAAGCTCGGCGGGATCGACGTGAGGATCGCCAATTTCGCACCCCCTGTTGCCCAGATGAGGCAACTTGCGCCCGACGAAGAAGCGACCATGAAGGTCCGCATTCGAACCAAGGCAGGGGTCAACAAGAAGCTGGCGCCGAACGCGGCTCGCGACGCGCGCGTTGTCGCCGAGCGATATCCCAACAGCTATGCGGCGCAGCTTGCCTTGGCTGATGCCGAACTCGATCTCGCGGAATTCCAACCTGCCGACCTTCCAAGGGCGGAAGCGGCAGCGGATCGGGCACTCGCAGCCAAGCCGGACTCGGTCGATGCGATGATCCTGAAGGGCCGCGCACTATTGGAGCGTGGAAAGACGGACAAGGCGCAGCTGGCGGCGGCCCGGACCTGGTTCACCAAGGCCTATAACCGTGACCCCGAGCACCCGGCTCCGCTCTATTACAATTACCTCACTTACTATGAGGCCGGCGGCAATATTCCTGAAAGCGCGATTGTTGGATTGGAAAAGGCCTATGACGAGGCGCTTTATGACGACCAGTTGAAGCTTGTGCTGACAAGACAGCTGTTGTCCGAAAAGAAGGGTCCGACTGCGCGGTCGATCCTGATGCCGATGGCGATCAATCCGGAATTCGGCGACAGCTACAAGAAATATGCAGAGGTTTCCGACCTGATCGCCGCGCAAAAGGTCGACGAAGCTTATAAATTGCTGGCGACCACGATGGCCGAGGACGATCGAAAGCGCAGGTCCGGCGACGACGACTAGGGCTTGGATGCGCAAATACCGGTGGGGAACTGGCGCCTCCTTCTTTTAGAGAAGTTGGCCCTGCTCCTTCCAACTGGCACCTTCCGCTTCAAGCAGCTTGCGCTTGTTGGGTAGTCCGCCGCCATAGCCGCCGAGCGTCCCGTCGGAACGGATGACCCGGTGGCATGGCACCAGAACCGCGACCGGGTTGGAACCGTTGGCGGTTCCGACCGCGCGCATGGCATCCGGCTCGCCAATGGCTCGGGCAACGTCGGCATAGCTGCGCGTTTCGCCCAGCGGGATCTTGCGCAGCTCCTGCCACACTTTCTCCTGGAAGGCGGTCCCGCGAACATCGATCGGAAGGTCATGCGCCGACGGATGGTCGATCTGGGCCAGCGCTTGCTCGACCCAAGGGGAAATCGTGCCATCGTCAGGACGGATGTCGGCATTAGGGAAACGGTTGCGTAGGGCGCGTTCATCCTCCTTGAACGTCATCCGGCAGATGCCCTTGTCCGTGGCCGCAATCAGCATGGGCCCGAGCGGGCTGTTGGCGGTGACGTAACGGATCGTCACTCCGCGGCCGCCATCGCGCCAGGCCGACGGAGTCATGCCTAGCCGTTCCTTGGCGTCAGCATAGAAGCGGCTCGGGGCCTGATATCCGGCGTCGTAAATGGCTTCGGTCACGCTCTTGTCCTCCTGGAGATGGTGCATCGCCCGGCGGGCGCGGATGGCGCGGGCATAGGCTGCCGGTGATACGCCCATGTCACGGGTGAAGATTCGCTGGAAATGATGTTCGGCATAGCCGACCGCAGCGGCCAGGTCGGCCAGAAGCGGCGGCTCTTCGGCCGCTTCGATAATCTGCACGGCCCTAGCCACCGCTTCACGGTCGCGGCCAACCTCGTCCGGCTTGCACCTCAGGCACGGCCGATAGCCAGCCGAACGGGCGGATTCGCCGTCCAGGAAAAACTCGACATTTTCCTGTTTCGGCCGCCGGGCGGGGCAGCTTGGCTTGCAATAAATGCCTGTCGTCTTGACCGCGCCGATCACTCGGCCATCCCAAGTCCGATCGCGGCGCTCAAAGGCTGCCCAGGCGGCTTCCGTCTCGATGGTTCGCATCAGCATGGGCCTAACATAATAGGCCGGCCTGCGTCCTGCATCCCGTGCCTTGCGGTCAAAGCGATAAGGCACATTCATGCGCGGCCTACCCGGGCGGCGAAGCAGCCCCGAATGGCGTTGTGCGCATCGATATGGTCGACGGCCGGATCGCCCAGCAGGCGGCGGATTACCGCATCCGCTTCGCCCGGCTGGGCCAGAGCCGCGTCGATCATCATTCCCTCTGCATCGAATGCCCTCAACGACAGAATGCGCCGGTCAAGCGCCGGCGGGACTTCATCCTTGTATCGCGCGGCCTCACCCGCACCTTCGCCGACGAAGATCGCGTGGCTTGCGCGATAAGGATTATCAGCTTCGTGAGAGAGGTGATTCACCAACAACAACGTCTCACCGACCGCGGCATCGTCGAGGGTGACGCGGCAGGGAAATCCGGGCTGCTTGTCAGCGATCATCCGGATAGCGCCATGAAGCGCGAGTTCCTCATCACTGAGGCCAATGAGATGGCGAAATGGGGCCGGGTTCAGGCCTGAGATTTGGTAGGTCATGCAACCCGCATAAAGGAGCGTCATTGTACCAGCTTCCCGCACCTTGCGGCCAAACCCGATCAGCCGCCTTGCATCCCCCGTCACCCCCTGCTACGGGCGCGCCAACTCATGAGGGGCGCGGGCTTTTTCAGCTGTGCCCCGTTCAATGCATGAGTGAAATTCTTTTGTCTGGAGCTTCTAGCGCGTGGAGAATTCCGGCGGCATTCAGGCCAGCTTAGCGGGGCGCTACGCCACCGCCCTGTTCGGCCTTGCCCGTGATGAGCAGCAGATCGATGCCGTGAGCCGCAGCCTCGATGCGATCGAGGCCGCGACCACCGAGTCGGCCGATTTCAGGGCGCTGGTGTCCAGCCCGCTGATCAATCGTTCCGAGGCCGGCAGGGCGATCGGTGCCCTGACACCTGCCTTGGGTGTCGACCCGATCACCGCAAGGTTCCTGGGCGTGCTCGCCGACAACGGCCGACTTTCGGAACTTAAGGCAATCATCAAGGCTGTGCGAAAGCTTGCCGCCGACAACCGCGGGGAGACCACCGCGGAAGTTACATCCGCCCGTCCGCTGAGCGACGACCAGGTCGCCCGGATCAAGTCCAATCTCAAGGCCCGCCTCGGCCGTGATGTCACGATCGATGCCAAGGTCGATCCCTCACTCCTCGGAGGCCTCGTCGTCCGGCTGGGAAGCCAGATGATCGACGCTTCAATCCGTACCAAACTCAATACGCTCGCATTGGCGATGAAAGGCTGAACATGGATATCCGCGCCGCTGAAATTTCCCGCGTCATTCGCGACCAGATCGCGAACTTCGACGCCGATGCGCAGGTCTCCGAAGTCGGCAGCGTCCTGTCTGTCGGTGACGGCATCGCCCGCATCCACGGGCTCGACAATGTCCAGGCGGGCGAAATGGTCGAGTTCGACGACGGCACAAAGGGCATGGCCCTCAACCTCGAAGCCGACAATGTCGGCGTCGTGATCTTTGGCTCGGACGCCGCGATCAAGGAAGGCTCGACCGCCAGGCGCACCGGCACAATCGTTGACGTTCCTGTCGGCAAGGGCCTGCTTGGCCGCGTCGTCGACGCGCTCGGCAATCCGATTGACGGCAAGGGCCCGATCAAGGCCGACCACCGCAGCCGTGTCGAGGTCAAGGCGCCTGGCATCATCCCGAGGCGGTCGGTGCACGAGCCGGTGCAGACGGGTTTGAAGGCGCTCGACGCGCTGGTTCCGGTGGGCCGCGGCCAGCGCGAGCTGATCATCGGCGACCGCCAGACCGGCAAGACCGCCGTCGCGCTCGATACCTTCATCAACCAGAAGCAGGTCAATTCGGGCAAGGACGAGAGCCAGAAGCTCTATTGCATCTACGTCGCCATCGGTCAGAAGCGCTCGACGGTCGCCCAGATCGTCCGCGCGCTCGAAGAGAATGGCGCGATGGAATATTCGATCGTCGTCGCTGCAACTGCCTCGGAGCCGGCTCCGCTCCAGTTCCTCGCGCCCTACACCGGCTGTGCGATGGGCGAATATTTCCGCGACAACGGCATGCATGCGGTGATCGTCTATGACGACCTTTCCAAGCAGGCTGTCGCCTACCGCCAGATGTCGCTCCTGCTGCGCCGCCCGCCGGGCCGCGAAGCCTATCCGGGCGACGTTTTCTATCTCCACTCTCGCCTGCTCGAGCGCGCGGCGAAGATGAACGAGGCAAATGGCGCTGGTTCGCTTACCGCCCTGCCGATTATCGAGACTCAGGCGGGCGACGTGTCGGCCTATATCCCGACCAACGTCATCTCGATCACCGACGGCCAGATCTTCCTTGAAACCGACCTGTTCTACCAGGGCATCCGCCCTGCGATTAACGTCGGCCTCTCGGTTAGCCGCGTCGGTTCCTCGGCGCAGACCAAGGCGATGAAGAAGGTTGCCGGCTCGATCAAGCTGGAGCTGGCCCAGTATCGCGAGATGGCCGCCTTCGCCCAGTTCGGCTCGGACCTCGATGCCTCTACCCAGAAGCTGCTGGCGCGCGGCGCGCGCCTGACCGAACTGCTGAAGCAGCCGCAATATCAGCCGATGCCGGTCGAAGAGCAGGTGGCCTCGATTTACGCGGGCACGCAGGGCTTCGTCGATGCGGTCGATGTCAAGGACGTGACCCGCTATGAAGCGGCACTGCTTGGCTATCTCCGCTCGGAACATGCCGGCGTGCTGAAGTCGATTCGCGACAGCAAGCAGCTCGACGACGACACCGCCGCCAAGCTTAAGGACGCACTGACCGCGTTCGGCAAGCAGTTCGCGTAAAGCAAAGGACGCTTAGGCGATGGCCAGCCTCAAGGCATTGAAGCTTCGTATCGGCTCGGTGAAGTCGACGCAGAAGATCACCAAGGCGATGAAGATGGTCGCTGCGGCCAAGCTGCGCCGCGCCCAGCAGAACGCCGAGGCAGGGCGGCCCTATTCGGACCGCATGGAGGAAATGGTCGCGTCGCTGACCAGCCGGGTTACCGTCGGGCCGCAATCGCACAAGCTGATCGCCGGCACCGGCAAGGACGACACCCATCTGATCGTGCTCGCTACCGGCGACCGCGGGCTCGCTGGCGCATTCAACACCAACATTGTCCGAGCCGCACGCCGCAAGGCCGAGGAACTGGAAAAGTCGGGCAAGAAGGTGCTGTTCTACATCGTCGGCCGTAAGGGCCGGCCGGTGATCCAGCGCATCTATCCGAAGGGCATTATCGCCCAGCACGACACCAGCGCGATGAAGTCGCCCGCTTATGCCGATGCACAGGCAATCGCCGACGACCTGATCGATCGGTTCGAAAGCGGCCAGTTCGACGTCGCGCATCTCGCCTACAGCGAATTCAAGTCGGTGCTGGCGCAGGAACCGCAGGTCGACCAGATCATCCCGGTCGCCCCGGCCAAGGCCGAAACGGGCGGAGCAGCAACTGCGGCGGTCGAATATGAACCCGACGAGGAAGAAATCCTCGCCGCGCTGCTTCCCAAGAACGTCACCGTGCAAGTCTATCGCGCGCTGCTCGAGAATATGGCCGGCTTCTACGGCTCGCAGATGACCGCGATGGACAATGCGACGCGCAACGCTGGCGACATGATCAACAAGCTGTCGATCCAGTATAACCGCCAGCGCCAGGCTGCGATCACGACGGAATTGGTTGAGATTATTTCGGGGGCCGAGGCCCTGTAGTTCGTCATCCCGGGCTTGACCCGGGATCCGCCTTCCCTTGCGAGGGCGGAATGGAAAAAACAACGCAGACCCCGGCTCAAGGCCGGGGTGACGATAGAGGAAGATGGAAATGGCAACCGCCGCTGAACCCAAGACCAAAAAGGCCGCGCCGAAGAAGGCTGCAGCCGCTGCCTCGACCACTGCCGCCGCCCCGACCACCGG encodes:
- a CDS encoding LysR substrate-binding domain-containing protein, producing the protein MRRLPPLAAVRVFEAAARLENFTAAANELGMTQAAVSYQVKLLEERLGAALFVREKGRARLTGLGLRLLPQLTKAFDTIEGAFAELREEDEGLLTVATTFTFANTWLAWRLGAFQVEHPDLAVRLATSNKLVDLKAGEADVAIRAGAQPWEGLVAIELMKVDFSPMCAPSFWQRMTEQLGRAPTPADLPNLPLISPEDYWWDKWFEAAGVESADRPKKPGLRLDSQADEGHAAMGGQGFVLLTPAFWKNDVRDGRLCQPFDLTATAGFRYWLCIAPERRNVPKIKRFREWLLRQVEASKAAPLEAVA
- the purC gene encoding phosphoribosylaminoimidazolesuccinocarboxamide synthase, with translation MVRRRQIYEGKAKILYEGPEPGTLIQYFKDDATAFNAQKRGTISGKGVINNRISEHIFTALQTIGVPTHFIRRLNMREQLIRQVEIIPIEVVVRNVAAGSISKRLGIEEGTQLPRTIIEYYYKDDALGDPMIADEHIACFGWASQDEMNDIADMAIRVNDFMCGMFAGIGIRLIDFKLEFGRVWDGDYARVILADEISPDGCRLWDMKSNEKLDKDRFRQSLGGEAEAYQEVARRLGLLPEGEEATAVLDLDEHRKKRGR
- a CDS encoding primosomal protein N'; this encodes MALPRVRVVTLNAALGPLDYRVPDGMTVEPGSVVVAPLGPRQLIGVVWEADRLKTEEVGDNRLRPLAGLVDVPPIPAPLRRLCEWTADYYLSPLAAVLRMVMPSSAALDGPRTMVEYRATGDAPARLTPQREQALSRIEWRQGTVRELAAHAEVSEAVMRGLVHAGALERVEVDGDQPFPVPDPDFAPPNLNAEQQVAAGSLCAAVGNGFDPVLLDGVTGSGKTEVYFEAIAEAVRQGRQVLVLLPEIALTEPFLTRFTARFGCEPVAWHSDLRSSQRRRAWRSISKGEAQVVVGARSSLFLPYADLGVIVVDEAHEPSFKQEEGVQYHARDVAVMRGHFEQIPVILASATPAIETRHMVEIGRYRELKLTERHGLAQMPSIAAIDLTQDPPLRGRWLAPSLVADLQKNLDAGEQSLLFLNRRGFAPLTLCRHCGHRFQCPNCTAWMVEHRLMHRLACHHCGHVMPPPKACPECGEEDSLVACGPGVERIADEVAELFPAARTAVVTSDTIWSPARAAEFVRAMEAGEIDIVIGTQLVTKGYHFPNLTLVGVVDADLGLQGGDLRAAERSFQQIQQVAGRAGRGDKPGRVLVQTHDPDAPVIAALVSGDAPGFYAAETEARRDAAMPPFGRLAAIIISAEDKNEAEAVARRISNAAPKVDDMAVFGPAPAPLAMLRGRHRQRLLVHAARKLDVQDVIRDWLGELEWSNKVRVAVDVDPYSFL
- a CDS encoding bifunctional transcriptional activator/DNA repair enzyme AdaA, which encodes MLMRTIETEAAWAAFERRDRTWDGRVIGAVKTTGIYCKPSCPARRPKQENVEFFLDGESARSAGYRPCLRCKPDEVGRDREAVARAVQIIEAAEEPPLLADLAAAVGYAEHHFQRIFTRDMGVSPAAYARAIRARRAMHHLQEDKSVTEAIYDAGYQAPSRFYADAKERLGMTPSAWRDGGRGVTIRYVTANSPLGPMLIAATDKGICRMTFKEDERALRNRFPNADIRPDDGTISPWVEQALAQIDHPSAHDLPIDVRGTAFQEKVWQELRKIPLGETRSYADVARAIGEPDAMRAVGTANGSNPVAVLVPCHRVIRSDGTLGGYGGGLPNKRKLLEAEGASWKEQGQLL
- a CDS encoding DUF1203 domain-containing protein codes for the protein MTLLYAGCMTYQISGLNPAPFRHLIGLSDEELALHGAIRMIADKQPGFPCRVTLDDAAVGETLLLVNHLSHEADNPYRASHAIFVGEGAGEAARYKDEVPPALDRRILSLRAFDAEGMMIDAALAQPGEADAVIRRLLGDPAVDHIDAHNAIRGCFAARVGRA
- a CDS encoding F0F1 ATP synthase subunit delta, whose translation is MENSGGIQASLAGRYATALFGLARDEQQIDAVSRSLDAIEAATTESADFRALVSSPLINRSEAGRAIGALTPALGVDPITARFLGVLADNGRLSELKAIIKAVRKLAADNRGETTAEVTSARPLSDDQVARIKSNLKARLGRDVTIDAKVDPSLLGGLVVRLGSQMIDASIRTKLNTLALAMKG
- the atpA gene encoding F0F1 ATP synthase subunit alpha; this translates as MDIRAAEISRVIRDQIANFDADAQVSEVGSVLSVGDGIARIHGLDNVQAGEMVEFDDGTKGMALNLEADNVGVVIFGSDAAIKEGSTARRTGTIVDVPVGKGLLGRVVDALGNPIDGKGPIKADHRSRVEVKAPGIIPRRSVHEPVQTGLKALDALVPVGRGQRELIIGDRQTGKTAVALDTFINQKQVNSGKDESQKLYCIYVAIGQKRSTVAQIVRALEENGAMEYSIVVAATASEPAPLQFLAPYTGCAMGEYFRDNGMHAVIVYDDLSKQAVAYRQMSLLLRRPPGREAYPGDVFYLHSRLLERAAKMNEANGAGSLTALPIIETQAGDVSAYIPTNVISITDGQIFLETDLFYQGIRPAINVGLSVSRVGSSAQTKAMKKVAGSIKLELAQYREMAAFAQFGSDLDASTQKLLARGARLTELLKQPQYQPMPVEEQVASIYAGTQGFVDAVDVKDVTRYEAALLGYLRSEHAGVLKSIRDSKQLDDDTAAKLKDALTAFGKQFA
- a CDS encoding F0F1 ATP synthase subunit gamma, with amino-acid sequence MASLKALKLRIGSVKSTQKITKAMKMVAAAKLRRAQQNAEAGRPYSDRMEEMVASLTSRVTVGPQSHKLIAGTGKDDTHLIVLATGDRGLAGAFNTNIVRAARRKAEELEKSGKKVLFYIVGRKGRPVIQRIYPKGIIAQHDTSAMKSPAYADAQAIADDLIDRFESGQFDVAHLAYSEFKSVLAQEPQVDQIIPVAPAKAETGGAATAAVEYEPDEEEILAALLPKNVTVQVYRALLENMAGFYGSQMTAMDNATRNAGDMINKLSIQYNRQRQAAITTELVEIISGAEAL